In the Glycine max cultivar Williams 82 chromosome 6, Glycine_max_v4.0, whole genome shotgun sequence genome, AGTTTGTGGTGGTGTTCTTCGAGACCATTAGGCGTAGTAGTTTTGGCAAGTGGTCTATTTCTCAAGCTGAGTTATGGGCCAATTAACTGTATGCTCTATAAAATTAATGGGTGTTACTAGGTGCACCTAACGCTTAACGTGAAAAGGTAAAATATCCctgtgtatttttaaaaatatatttttgcacCTAGTTTATTCAGGTTGATCCGCATATGCAATGAGTTGATCCACATAGGTTTTAGTTGATCTACAGTTGATATAGATGATCTGCAAgcttcttacggatcaagttgatccgcaagtagatttttaagacttatggatcaagttgatccgtaagtcttgtacgatcaagttgattcgtaagttgatttttaagacttatggatcaacttgattcgtaaagggagaaagaaggtaGAGTAATTTTGCCATTTTTAaagaatgttgggtgcaccagcaatgatGTTGGGATCACCTATTAacactcaaaattaaaatattgaatctGATTCATGAGCCAGCTTAGTGAAGAGGGTTCACAATGTTAAGTGTTGAGTCTAATTCCAATTAAGCAAGCAATTCGATTCATTAATTGAAGAAGGTTGCCCCCAAAATCATTATTGTTATCAGTTGGTGAAGCTGATAAAAGATTACATAGTTGGGGGAGGAGCTCTCTCTTGGGCTTATGTTAGTAGAGAAGCCAATCAAGTTGATAGAGATGAGAATACTTTTTATGTCATTCCTTAGTCTTTTAGCTCTTTTGTTCAAGCTTATGTaacttctatttcttttctgAAAAGTTTTTAATAAAGCTTAATAGGGGCATTTTGCCGCTCCCATTCAAAAAAAAtactgataatttttttttaaaaaaaaagttactgaAATTCAAGttagaagtaaagataaaaatagtatAATCAAAGAAATAAGTTGTTAATGATATCATCTATacaaataaagattaaaagaatGACTTTAGATGATTAATggaaaaaattgagataaatgttaaatcaaaataaatttaaaattaaaattaagaaatatatttgaaaggaataaaaaataaaattaaatactcaATATTTAGGAATAATGTAAGACGCATGACTGAATAAGAATGAGAACTTCTAGAATTCAGGCTTAGGGCTTAATTCCACCCGAAAAAATTAGCTTGTGGAATAAGGATTGTTCATGATTTATAAGTTATATTTATGTTACATTTCTAGTCAGTGAGACATTTTGACCTGATAGAATTTAGGATAGATTTTTATAAAGTTAGCTTGCAAGATGAGGACGATTCAAACTTTATTTatctaaaacatatttatagacgttaaaaaaatttaatttaattggttaaacatgatatttgaattattataaatcccCTAACATTTGATTTCCACCAAAAGTCAaagttttagtatatttttagataatattgGACTTCAACCCACTAAGAGTCCAAGTTGTAGTGGTTCCATTCTACAACATTTCACTTAGCTTTTCCAAACAACACTTCAGTATAGATAGCTCTTTCTAAGACACTTGCAAGATTGGAATTAAGGCGATATTCCCACTAAAGTaattcttaaaagttaaaagtacTTCTTTAAAGAAAGgcatttaaaaacattattatttagCAATAGCTTTTTAAAACATTCTTATTTAAAATGAGGATTCAATATTATAATGAGAGAGAgattttctaatatattttcttaacttATAATTGCCtgatctttttatattttaatttaggaaAAAAGAGACACTATGTGTCTTTCTctatgttttaaataaataaataaggtaatataagttaaataataatatgtatTTTGTTAGACGTAAGTTGATTGAAAGGAGCAgctataaggataaaaaaatgatttaaaaaggAAGTTATAAGGATAACATGAGATCAGAAATGTATATACCAAAGCTTCAtattccttttatatatataatataggtatagatgaaaaatatttttaatatttcttcttgaattttatatattactttattttctgaattgtaaagattacaaaaaaaaaaaactaaaagattaaagacataattaatattgaatattttacaataaatcttaatatatatatatatatatatatatatatatatatatatatatatatatatatatatatatttgagaaaTACTAATATTCATTGTGCATTagcattcaaaaccaaaaaaagttgaACCAAAAACccattaattcttttattactcaatttattttaaggatATTATCAGacttcattattttaaattggtCTTCCATTATCATTAATAGGAAGAAACATAAAATCAGCATTCAAATATGCTAAAGACGGGTTGTGAAATCAGCTCAATTCTTGGAGGGGAAGAGCTATATCAGGACAGGCTGTGGCACAAGCTGTTCCTACATACACTAACTCCTCATTCCTTGTGTGATGAATTCATTCTAGTGGTAAGCGAAACAGCATGGTTATCATGGGATCACAGCCTAAAGTTGATGGAGGAATGGGATTCAGAGACATGTATGGCTTTAATCTCGCATTAgaatagaatatttttaatctacCAAATTACTTTTCCCTCGCTTGATGCAAAATGCATCATTTCTAGATTATAATGCAATCATCagctaacattattttttaaaattatccttgTATCAGAAAAATAACTGAAGTCTACAAATCGTATCTCTAGTACAACATCAAAGTCAACACGATACATCCCTCGGCTCAAATTTCACCATattgaaagggaaaaaaaaagagattctcaaaacaaattcacaaaataaatgaaGCCTAACCCCATTAAGGCTAGACTGCAGCTCTCGTCAAGAAAGCGTAATAGGAGGCATGCCACCcaaaccaatctcattgaaatTAGTGGAATTCACACCTACAAGCTCCTATAGTCTATCACAGTGACTTCGTCTTCTGGGGCATCTAGATCTTCATAACTGCACCACCATTAACAAAATTAGTAaatgtttcatatttttcaaatgctactAGTTATTTTGTTACATGGAAAATCCTTCAGAACTTCAATAAAATTTCCAGGGAATAAAagcaaaggaaaaaataaaaggaacttatttgaatatataaggGAAGAATAAGTTGAGTACTGAATATAGTGAAGCAGTCTTGGACCAGGTAAAGAGGGCATAGAAAGTTGAAAGTTAGGATGCAGATTGAAGTCTAAAGATCATACATGAACATGGAAGAGATAGTATTACGATTTAGGATCCAGCAAGGGAAAATCTGAACAAAGGTCCTACAGAATGATTACCTTCGCATCCGTCGAGGATCAGGTCTAAAGGATGGAGGAACAGCAATTATAGGTGCTGGTCCACCCATATGAGGACCAGATCGCATCTTCCTTCCCGAGGCATCGAATGATGTAGGTCCTCCTTGCTCCCTGAACATCTGCATTGCAACTTCTGGTGGAGCAGGGACAAAGGGTCCCAAAGGCCTGTAGGGATGCAAATTATATAAGCACCAACCAAAACTCAATTAAAGAAACAAGGTGGATCAGATTTGGTAGATGGAGAAGAATGGAAAGGGAAACTAACCCAGCACCAGGTACAGGCATCAAAACTGGTGGAGGGGGCATATCTGAGGTAAATGCAGGTACACCAGGCCCTCCATATGCATCATACATTGCTTCATCATGGTTTCCCATCTGCCTTTCATGGGATGGGGAACCATCAGGCCTATCTCCATTCATTCTGTCACTTCTGTCCTGGTCTCGCCGGTTACCACGGTCATCCTTCAATCGGCCCTCTAAACCTCCTAATCTTCGCTTTAGAGGTCTATCCTTCTACAGACAGAACAAAAAAGGACTGAGCATTTGAAAATCAAACTATACCGACATTGTGCAGAAATACATTGCTATGCTAAGGCCATAATACATCAGGCTACTTGCCCCATAGACAGAGCAGCACACATTCAAAGGGAAATGCAAAATACTTGACTGATTCCACAAGCAGTACAGACCCCATCTGCAATGTTACTGAAATGCCACGATTCAGATAAACAACTACTAAAACCTGGACcaaaatgtttccaaaatatgcatGATGCAATAATAAAGATCGTTCTATCAAGTCATGAATcattattagtaatattttccTTCTAGGTATATAAGTGCatggtaaataaaataactagTCTACCTGAGGTTGCTGCATGACAGGCATTCCACCAGGAGCATCAGGATCACTGCAATGATAGTAAGGGCACTGTAAGTGATATGGGCACCCACACCAGCAATACTAACCACTAAATAAAAGAAGCTTTAATTGATACTTACTTcatgtaattttgaaaataaagatccTCGCGCATTTTGGATGTTAGTTCCATCACAATCTCAGGGTGTTTTagcttcaaatgtttgtgcacAAATTCAGCTGCATGAAAAAGCTTTGTGCAGCCCTTAGCTCCACAACCATACTTCCACCCATATTTCTCATCCCTAATTTTCCTAACATGTGGATCCAACACATCAGTTGCTGCAGCATCTATCTTCTCCTTGGCAGTCATCACTTCCAATGGATCCTGGCCATTCAACCTTCCGTGCCAAAATGAATCAAGTTTCTTCTCCCAGTCAGAACCAGATTTACTTGTTTCTTCATGCCCTGCTCCTTCTGGCCTCACATGCCTAAAACCCTTGGCCTCATTAGTCTCAACCATACCATAATAATCAACACCATGTATCCGCCAAAGATACGTAATAAGTGTGTCAAGTAGCTCAACACCCTCTAAGCCCTTAACAGATGTTAAGCCACGGATAATTACTATGGGGCCCACAGATCCACTGTGAGCCTTATCATCATTTTTATTATGGTCACTGGTGCATAAAATATTATCTTCAATACCCTTTTCCCTGTCAAGCTTACGAACAACAGCCTGAGCCTGTTGAATATCTGCTTGTATCCGTCTAGGTTCAGAACTGATAGGGTGAGCTTTTGGAGCAGCTGAGAAATCATTATCTTTATTAGGTCCCCTAACATGTCTTCTTCGTTTACCATCTGTTTCTTCCTCAGAATTAGGTTCACTGGCTTGCCCTGATTTACCGGATGAAGTGGAGTTCAAACCAGGATTTCTGCATTGATTGAAAATTCACATGatacaaaaaatattgacaGCATAAGGAAGAAGAGCAGGCAAATGCACAGACAGCGTGAAGGAGCAAGAACATACAGGTCTAATGTTCCACTTTGCAAATCAAGCAAAAAATCCTTTGCAAGCCGTCGAGCATTTTCATTCCTCCTAAAAGATGATGTGCAGAGAGGATCaattacaattatatattttaatcaaaacaTTAATTTACCATCCTATCTAACAACCACCCAAGTAAAAATACTGGTATATGATCCATCAACATAAAGAGGACACTCTACTCGGTTTTTCATTAGACTGCAAGATCTGAAAAACTCACCTTTCAATTACTGTTAGTAAATTTGTTGGgtgatatttatcttttaacctacatcaaaaaataaatcaaataaaggAAGGATCACAAGATTGCACGTACTTGAAACAAGACAATAACTCaagaatcaaataaattttggcagtggaaaaagaaaatcaataccACTCCTCATCCTTGTGAGCATTAAAATAAGCCCGCTTTTGTGTAGAAATATACTCTGATTTGTACTCTTGATacctagaaaaataaattaagcatATCATTAGTATCCAATAAGTTATTCTGAATTTAGAGCTTAGGCACAATGAAAAGGATACTGTTTTCCAACATTTACCTACGCTCAGCTTCAGCTGGCAGCACATCATCTTCAAGCTCCTGAATGAATTGTTTATAGGACATCAACCCCTCTCTGAAATAATTCACAAGTATCTGAAATGTTAACAGACTTCCGCCAAAAAATATGTTGtcaaatagagaaaataaaggCAATACATGAATCAGCAACAACATTATCAACATTTTAAAGAGAAACTTCCATAACTACCCTTCAGGAGAATATAAAGgaagaatgaaaatatataataaatttatacatgattttttttctatttactaATAACACTCAAGTGAAAGATACACTTGGGTATAGATTCTAtagaaattttacaaaatttgaagcaAGCAGTAACAAGCACAAAATACAACTTCTGATAAGGTTGGGAACAAAAGCATAGTAGGAAAGACAAAATAATGAGCCGGTGTTCCAAAAGCTCTTCAGTAGTGGTCAGTAAATGCGTTGCAACGAGACATAGGATAACATAATCTCAAACTTTACCATTGAATTAAAAGTTCTTATACTCATatctacaaaatataatatttatctaaaattatttaatgatcaATTGAAATATACATCAAAATACATTAAAGTTGacgtaatatataattttaaaacatttaaaactaatttttttttattatagtagttattcaattttgacaaaaaaatgacACGATTAAGCTAATATATAGTTATTCTCAAcagttggaaaaataaaaatacattctatATAAAGTTATTGATGGTGCAAGTGTTGATGTAATTTGTAGTGGTATAATTTGATCTATCCATCTAtctatatgtgtgtgtgatgaAAACTTCAGAGAATATAATCAATGAAGGCATTTAGTTTTCTTATCATGGTTTGGCAactttctttgacattttcACTCACTGAATTTCTTTTAATCAGTATCTCAAGACTGATTGTCTTTCataatgaaaattgaaacaaCAGTCCTGAAGAAACCAATCTTCATCAAAGTACATGAATAGTGTGATAAAGCCCCAACCATCAAAGAACACTCAGGGCCTGTTTGAAAGAggtggaaaaggaagaaaagggaGGGAAAGTGTACTACTTAGTGTAAGCTTTCCCCACTTTACCACTTCTCCCAAGGAGACCCTTAGTGTTCTGAGACAACTATTGTCTCTGTTACTTTCCAGAAATTTACTTGCCACCATGATAGAATACCTTCTTTCTAAACTTTCCATTGGAATAAGGTATCTTCTATTTGAATGTAATCTACTTGCAGGTGATTTTAAACCAGTACTTCAGTCTTTGCAGAGTGCATTTGAATCTGTATTTCAAATGCCTATTTATGGCGAAAGGACAACTGAGGTGCACATAGTGCACATCCTTTTCACACATCAAATTCCTCTAATAATCACATCTCCCAAATTGCTCAACAAATAGTAGCAGAGATCCAGTGCTGTCTTGGctttataaaatcaatgtagCAAGATGTATCTTCAATTGAAGCTTCCCACTCAGGGTATAAAGTAAACATTTCATCTCAGGTGATATAAAAAATTCTCAACAGCTGAACAGCATAAACCTATAAACCTCATGATTCAATCCTGCAATGTTATAAGAATATATTGGCTCCTTAGCCATATTTCCTTTCTCGAATACCATTCCATTGACAGAAATTCTTGTAGATGTTGCACAAGAAATAGATGAAACAAGGCAGGTATGTTTACTCATACatggttcaaaaagaaaaaaaaaagaagtaaaaactGACCTTTGTGCACCTCCACTTGACAAATCTGCATAACCACGACTATTATCCACATCTGCAAAATGAACCCACAACATAGGAACATATTAACAGTAAGCTGACCTGCTTTATGTAGCTGCTAATGTTTGACAATAGCACAAAAAGAAAACtgaataaattaatgtttgatatttatatttgttgtaATGGAAAAAGTATTATAGACTTTAAAATGTCATCTACACTGATGATGTTGATTCAATAGCACACCTAATGAATAGTCTCCAAAACAACTGTCACATTGTCTGCACTAAGCTTAATGCTCTCAATTTAACTCCCATCACAAGCAATAATAAGCAATGCAAAAActatgaaattaaaaagtgtgaaaagaaaattattttattatgtgtaGCTATATTTCAGTACGCAAAGTGGGATGTCATGAGTTTAACTTAGCTCAATTAGAGAATAAAACTggaattaaataaatttcatttacaCTATGTAAGAAAAACCCACAGTGATTAACAATTATTAACATACCAGAAATCCCATTATGATATCCCCCAGCAGATCGATGTACAAGCCTGCCATAAGATTTCTCATCTGCATAACCAGTCCTTCCACCCGCTCCCCGTTCATAGCCACCAGAATAATCATAACCAAATCTGCTTTAATCATAATGaagtatattatttaaaaaaatcatcagcATAATGTGTGATACATATCCTAGGGTGATGAGGATGTAAAGCAGCAAGGTTCAAATGTGAGAGAAGAAAATCCTTCTGATGAATTTCCTATAAACCATAAACCATTATTTAATCACATGATAGCATGAATATAACATCACATCACTCAGTCAATATATAACCATTCATCTTTCAGTAGTCATGCTACAATCAGTGGAATTTGTAAGaaatcagaaaataaataagtttgaaAGAACACAGTTACATAAATATATGAGGTTGAATAAAACTGTATTAAGAGATACAATTTTGTCTTCACAACTTCTATGACATATTTTGAAGCATTCACAAtcacaaaaagtaaaaagaaaacagaaaccattaaaataaaatttgaataaatccAGTATTCTAGCAAGGCTTTTTTTTTGTCCAAATACATGATtggtataaaatttataattaaaacagcatagttaaaaatgatttaatttggcTGAAAGTTGAAACTGAATGCCAACATCAAAGGATTACAATTTTCTTGAATAAGGTCATAATTCAATAACTGTATGACAGAGACGTCAGTTTAGAAAAGAAATAGAGTGGGATtgataacaaaaagaaaaactgaaaggaataacaaaacagaaaaacccCTAACATCAAGCCatgggaaaagaaaaagcaacAACAATAAAACATAAGAATTAATGCAAGCAATATTTTTCCACCTCGACCCTAACAAATAAAGAGCAAATTTACTGATCGCCATATCTCTAAACCATTGACAACAAGATCTGATTCTTCTTTTCATAACAAtccaaatataaacaaattatgcGTTGTAGAAAATAAATTCCTAGCAAGGTTTCCAAAATCCATGATGTCAGAACTTTCAAACATCCATCAAGACTTCAAaatcctcattttttttatttaactggaTAAACAGAGATTTTGATGAAAGATATCCATAACACCAAAAGAAGCGGGGGGGAGAGACTGCAGGCAGAAAAAACCCAAGAAAACAGGAATTAAATGAAACAAAGCTGCTTAATCTCAATCTCTCAACAAGTTCCCCTTGTGCCCTAGGCCCAGGCCCATTAAACATCAAACatccaatccaaccccaaaaTCCAGTGTTCCGCCAAAGGAACCTGAAGCCCCCAAAGAAAATCAGATAGTTCACTTCCCATCCTACAAAATGCAATTGAAGAAAAACCAGATACACTCCCCAGCCATGACAATTTACACTTTTTCAGCAACGTAACCAAAACAACCAACAACCAACTCAACCTACAATTCCACCACAAAACAGAACACAACATTTCAACTCAAAATCCTAAATTAAATTGAACTACACTAGCATACATAACATAATTCCAAATACTACAAACACAAATTCCACTCCATATACTTCAATCGTACATAACAAATCATCAAAACCAGGACAAAAGCTCGAATCACACCTATCATCGGGTCCATACCCCCCGCCGCGGGGGCTTCCTCTCCGGGATCGCTTGTACGGCGGAGGCGACCGGCGCGAAGGTGGTGGAGGAGAGTATCGTCGGTCACGGTAGCCGGGGCTAGGGCTGCGGCGGCGCTTGAAGTCCCTGTCGCGGTCGTAGTAATCCCGGCTGCGGTTAGGGTGGCGGTCAAAGTCGCGGTCGTCCCTGCGGTCCCGGCGGCGCGGCGGAGGAGGGAGAGGCGGCGGAGGGAGATCGTCGGCGGGGGCGGAGGAAGAGGCGGGTGGCGGAGGAGGAGGTGGAGGAGGAGCGGAAGAGGAGGGAGATTGGTCGAGGGATTCAGGAGGCATGTTGTTGATCACTTCGGCCatggaagagagaagaagagggATCGAtcgaaaaaggagaaaaatcgGGAAATAGAAGTGAAAGAGAGTAAAACCCTAAATCCCAATTCAATTGGGAATGGTTTTAGGTTTGGGTTTGTGTTTTGTCGAGTGTGGTGtgagttttaactttttttacttatttgggAGAATAAATTGGCACTTCACAGATAAATCAAAATCGGATAACGTTTTCCAGACATGGTTTGGGTTACGTGACCAACAAATTTACcgtcatgtaatttttttttaatca is a window encoding:
- the LOC100817569 gene encoding serrate RNA effector molecule, which gives rise to MAEVINNMPPESLDQSPSSSAPPPPPPPPPASSSAPADDLPPPPLPPPPRRRDRRDDRDFDRHPNRSRDYYDRDRDFKRRRSPSPGYRDRRYSPPPPSRRSPPPYKRSRRGSPRGGGYGPDDRFGYDYSGGYERGAGGRTGYADEKSYGRLVHRSAGGYHNGISDVDNSRGYADLSSGGAQREGLMSYKQFIQELEDDVLPAEAERRYQEYKSEYISTQKRAYFNAHKDEEWLKDKYHPTNLLTVIERRNENARRLAKDFLLDLQSGTLDLNPGLNSTSSGKSGQASEPNSEEETDGKRRRHVRGPNKDNDFSAAPKAHPISSEPRRIQADIQQAQAVVRKLDREKGIEDNILCTSDHNKNDDKAHSGSVGPIVIIRGLTSVKGLEGVELLDTLITYLWRIHGVDYYGMVETNEAKGFRHVRPEGAGHEETSKSGSDWEKKLDSFWHGRLNGQDPLEVMTAKEKIDAAATDVLDPHVRKIRDEKYGWKYGCGAKGCTKLFHAAEFVHKHLKLKHPEIVMELTSKMREDLYFQNYMNDPDAPGGMPVMQQPQKDRPLKRRLGGLEGRLKDDRGNRRDQDRSDRMNGDRPDGSPSHERQMGNHDEAMYDAYGGPGVPAFTSDMPPPPVLMPVPGAGPLGPFVPAPPEVAMQMFREQGGPTSFDASGRKMRSGPHMGGPAPIIAVPPSFRPDPRRMRSYEDLDAPEDEVTVIDYRSL